A window from Actinomycetospora corticicola encodes these proteins:
- a CDS encoding NADH-quinone oxidoreductase subunit L, with translation MSLLLALLLAVPILAGLLLVTAFPRATGAPVVAAGGVAAVVTAVLAVELAASRPAVMTPALVVPLVPGITFTYAVDGLGAVLAVTVAVIGALVLLAAAGEERLRRGRFVGMVLVFLGAMLATVTAATLPALLAPWEVMGAASWALIAFDRRDPAVGPAAGRAFLTTRTADVGLYVATGAALAAGVPGLSFAALGDADPAWSSPVAAGLVVAALGKSAQLPFSGWLSGAMIGPSPVSALLHSATMVAAGAVLLLRSAPLLAATGWAAGTVAWVGGLTAVVLGVVACVQRDLKQLLAASTCSQVGLMVLGAGVGASAGAAGLLVAHAAVKALLFLAAGGWLALLRTRALPALRGAARRHPAVGVPFTLGAVALAGVPPLSLWWTKDAVLTGIPLGDGGLTVAALLATVLSAVSATRAAWFVWRPVRSPSIRRGTDGDRPRRHVPVAITVALAVLAVPAVALGGVAVAVGLVPGADPGELVTTGVVVLLAAAATWVLHSRPVRLRSSAWGRAAATARGWLGLEALVGPVVGTPVLALARLLDRADATLGRAVPRAAATVPTLARGVDRYGERPLAGAIDRLAAGVRRLGDLARRPQTGQQHQYYAQGVIAIGVLAGVAVVVVTAGVR, from the coding sequence ATGAGCCTCCTGCTGGCGCTGCTGCTCGCCGTCCCGATCCTCGCCGGGCTGCTGCTGGTCACCGCGTTCCCCCGCGCCACGGGGGCGCCCGTCGTCGCGGCCGGGGGCGTCGCGGCGGTGGTGACCGCGGTCCTCGCGGTGGAGCTCGCCGCCTCCCGGCCGGCCGTCATGACCCCCGCCCTGGTCGTCCCGCTCGTCCCCGGGATCACGTTCACCTACGCCGTCGACGGCCTCGGCGCCGTCCTCGCCGTGACGGTGGCGGTGATCGGCGCCCTCGTGCTGCTCGCCGCGGCCGGTGAGGAACGGCTCCGGCGCGGTCGTTTCGTGGGGATGGTGCTGGTCTTCCTGGGCGCGATGCTCGCGACCGTCACCGCCGCGACGCTGCCCGCGCTGCTCGCCCCGTGGGAGGTCATGGGCGCGGCGAGCTGGGCGCTCATCGCCTTCGACCGCCGCGACCCGGCGGTCGGCCCCGCCGCGGGCCGGGCCTTCCTGACGACGAGGACGGCCGACGTCGGGCTCTACGTCGCCACCGGCGCGGCCCTCGCGGCCGGGGTGCCCGGCCTCTCGTTCGCCGCCCTCGGCGACGCCGACCCGGCGTGGAGCTCACCGGTCGCGGCCGGGCTGGTGGTCGCCGCGCTCGGCAAGTCCGCCCAGCTGCCGTTCTCCGGCTGGCTCTCCGGGGCGATGATCGGGCCGAGCCCGGTGTCGGCCCTGCTGCACTCGGCCACCATGGTCGCCGCCGGGGCCGTGCTGCTCCTGCGGTCCGCGCCGCTGCTCGCCGCGACCGGCTGGGCCGCCGGCACCGTCGCCTGGGTCGGCGGCCTCACCGCGGTGGTCCTCGGCGTGGTCGCCTGCGTGCAGCGCGACCTCAAGCAGCTGCTCGCCGCCTCGACCTGCTCGCAGGTGGGCCTGATGGTGCTGGGCGCCGGGGTCGGCGCGTCCGCCGGGGCGGCGGGCCTGCTCGTCGCCCACGCCGCGGTCAAGGCGCTCCTCTTCCTCGCCGCGGGCGGGTGGCTCGCCCTCCTCCGTACCCGGGCCCTGCCCGCGCTGCGCGGCGCGGCCCGGCGCCACCCGGCGGTCGGCGTGCCGTTCACCCTCGGCGCGGTCGCCCTCGCCGGCGTGCCCCCGCTCTCGCTGTGGTGGACCAAGGACGCCGTCCTCACCGGGATCCCGCTCGGCGACGGCGGGCTCACCGTCGCCGCCCTGCTCGCCACGGTCCTCTCCGCGGTCTCGGCCACGCGCGCCGCCTGGTTCGTGTGGCGGCCGGTGCGCTCGCCGTCGATCCGGCGCGGCACCGACGGGGACCGCCCCCGGCGCCACGTGCCGGTCGCGATCACCGTCGCCCTCGCCGTGCTCGCGGTGCCCGCCGTGGCCCTCGGCGGCGTCGCGGTGGCGGTCGGCCTCGTCCCCGGCGCCGACCCGGGCGAGCTCGTGACGACGGGGGTGGTGGTGCTGCTCGCGGCCGCCGCCACCTGGGTGCTGCACAGCCGGCCGGTGCGGCTGCGCTCGTCGGCGTGGGGTCGGGCGGCCGCCACCGCGCGCGGCTGGCTGGGGCTCGAGGCGCTGGTCGGACCCGTCGTCGGGACACCCGTCCTCGCGCTGGCGCGCCTGCTCGACCGGGCCGACGCGACGCTCGGCCGGGCCGTGCCCCGGGCCGCGGCGACGGTTCCGACCCTCGCGCGGGGCGTGGACCGGTACGGCGAGCGGCCGCTCGCGGGGGCGATCGACCGGCTGGCCGCCGGGGTCCGGCGCCTCGGTGACCTGGCGCGGCGCCCGCAGACCGGACAGCAGCACCAGTACTACGCGCAGGGGGTGATCGCGATCGGCGTGCTGGCGGGGGTGGCGGTGGTCGTGGTGACGGCGGGGGTGCGGTGA
- a CDS encoding NADH-quinone oxidoreductase subunit A, with protein MNPFVALAVVGGAALVGVGIVVAVSWLVRAAAGVRRPLVAAPHAGGMPVTEHAVSRWHVRWPTLALVFLAFDMEMLFMYPWTLVVARTGTGAAVEMFVFLGILLVGVGYAWREGAFRWS; from the coding sequence GTGAACCCGTTCGTGGCGCTCGCCGTCGTCGGCGGGGCAGCCCTCGTCGGGGTCGGGATCGTCGTCGCGGTGTCGTGGTTGGTCCGGGCGGCCGCCGGGGTGCGTCGCCCGCTCGTCGCCGCCCCGCACGCCGGCGGGATGCCGGTGACGGAGCACGCCGTCTCCCGCTGGCACGTCCGGTGGCCGACGCTCGCGCTGGTCTTCCTGGCCTTCGACATGGAGATGCTCTTCATGTACCCGTGGACGCTCGTCGTGGCGCGGACCGGGACGGGCGCGGCCGTGGAGATGTTCGTGTTCCTCGGGATCCTGCTGGTCGGGGTCGGCTACGCCTGGCGGGAGGGCGCCTTCCGGTGGTCCTGA
- a CDS encoding glucose-6-phosphate dehydrogenase, producing the protein MTDQGDTPPTVFVLFGASGDLAARLVLPAFFRLAQEKLLPAQWQLIGSGRRQLSDDDFRDHVHEKLTEFGPKPEDGPREVWDEFASRLHFAGNGFTADDPGELVDKVAQAEQELGDGDPSSVQRVHYLGLPPTTFEAYTEALAAHDLVERSRVVYEKPFGTSLESFRSLDEAVHRVYDESVIYRIDHFLGKEATQQLRALRFANGLFGSSWDRHHVAAVQIDVPETLDVADRAEFYDETGAVLDMLVTHLFQVAAEIAMEPPKSLAADDIAQARADAVKAFRPLTTDDVVRGQFDGYRDIDEVADDSDTETFVAARMFVDTDRWRDVPFLMRTGKMMAESHQKVSLVMRDPQGGPYCAPDEAGNPDCADIPRRGNVVRFDLSGDGELGISMNIELPGSASALTTQWTTISLHDVHGGDPLPPYVRLIHDILLGDRTLFTRPDGLEEVWEAAGAALDGSAEIRPYERGSWGPSEALRLAEPVGWTLGDQ; encoded by the coding sequence GTGACCGATCAGGGAGACACCCCGCCCACCGTCTTCGTGCTGTTCGGCGCGAGCGGAGACCTCGCGGCGCGGCTCGTGCTGCCGGCCTTCTTCCGGCTCGCCCAGGAGAAGCTCCTGCCCGCGCAGTGGCAGCTGATCGGCAGCGGGCGGCGACAGCTCTCCGACGACGACTTCCGCGACCACGTGCACGAGAAGCTCACCGAGTTCGGGCCGAAGCCCGAGGACGGGCCCCGCGAGGTCTGGGACGAGTTCGCGTCGCGCCTGCACTTCGCCGGGAACGGCTTCACCGCCGACGACCCCGGCGAGCTCGTCGACAAGGTCGCGCAGGCCGAGCAGGAGCTCGGTGACGGCGACCCGTCGTCGGTGCAGCGCGTGCACTACCTGGGCCTGCCGCCCACCACCTTCGAGGCCTACACCGAGGCGCTCGCGGCCCACGACCTCGTCGAGCGCAGCCGCGTGGTCTACGAGAAGCCGTTCGGCACGTCGCTGGAGTCGTTCCGCTCCCTCGACGAGGCGGTCCACCGCGTCTACGACGAGTCGGTCATCTACCGGATCGACCACTTCCTCGGGAAGGAGGCGACGCAGCAGCTGCGGGCGCTGCGCTTCGCCAACGGTCTGTTCGGATCGAGCTGGGACCGCCACCACGTCGCCGCCGTGCAGATCGACGTCCCGGAGACCCTCGACGTCGCCGACCGCGCCGAGTTCTACGACGAGACCGGCGCCGTGCTCGACATGCTCGTCACGCACCTGTTCCAGGTCGCCGCCGAGATCGCGATGGAGCCGCCGAAGAGCCTCGCCGCCGACGACATCGCCCAGGCCCGCGCGGACGCGGTGAAGGCCTTCCGCCCGCTCACCACCGACGACGTGGTGCGCGGCCAGTTCGACGGCTACCGCGACATCGACGAGGTCGCCGACGACTCGGACACCGAGACCTTCGTGGCGGCGCGGATGTTCGTCGACACCGACCGGTGGCGCGACGTCCCGTTCCTCATGCGGACCGGGAAGATGATGGCCGAGAGCCACCAGAAGGTCTCCCTGGTGATGCGCGACCCGCAGGGCGGCCCGTACTGCGCCCCCGACGAGGCCGGGAACCCGGACTGCGCCGACATCCCGCGACGCGGCAACGTCGTCCGCTTCGACCTCTCCGGCGACGGGGAGCTCGGCATCTCGATGAACATCGAGCTGCCCGGCAGCGCGTCCGCGCTGACCACGCAGTGGACGACGATCTCGCTGCACGACGTGCACGGCGGCGACCCGTTGCCGCCCTACGTGCGGCTCATCCACGACATCCTGCTCGGCGACCGGACGCTGTTCACCCGGCCCGACGGGCTCGAGGAGGTCTGGGAGGCCGCCGGGGCCGCCCTCGACGGGTCGGCGGAGATCCGCCCGTACGAGCGCGGCTCCTGGGGCCCGAGCGAGGCCCTGCGCCTGGCCGAGCCGGTCGGCTGGACGTTAGGCGACCAGTAG
- a CDS encoding complex I subunit 4 family protein, whose protein sequence is MLTAMWVAPLVVALLLVPVTRREVLLGAWTVLALLEVVLAGIAWAGVGVGYAHEVVVPWIPAFGVGYHVGLDGLSAPLVGMTALVFLAVALYSLRADPAQDGDTDPRRTRGYVLLFLGLEAVSIGVFVALDLVLFFVFFDVAIVLMYFVIAGWGSGAQDAQRSGAGTSTAARSALQFFLYTFVGSLVMLLGFLALAVSGPQLTFDIPTLAARPLGGVAGTLALVAIGIGLAIKTPVWPVHTWLPPAHTDAPAGGSAILAAVLLKMGTYGFLRIALPLLPGPWRSVALIAVVLGVVSVLWGALVALAQRDLKRMVAYTSVNHMGYVLLALGAAGFLTAGPEARGLAVTGATVQMVSHGLVTAALFLLAGVLRERGGTSDIAAWSGIAGPMPRFSWTFAVAAFASLGLPGLSGFVAEFSMIAGSLPAVPVAAALAALGLAVTAALFVRALQSMLLGDRHLPRAADRTPPRTGTFRRPASPDLRVTQTAAVGLLLAGSLAIGLAPALVTSTIAPAAATVVDLVSR, encoded by the coding sequence ATGCTGACGGCGATGTGGGTCGCGCCGCTGGTGGTGGCGCTGCTGCTCGTACCGGTGACGCGCCGGGAGGTGCTGCTCGGCGCGTGGACGGTGCTCGCCCTGCTCGAGGTGGTGCTCGCGGGCATCGCGTGGGCGGGGGTGGGGGTCGGCTACGCGCACGAGGTGGTGGTGCCGTGGATCCCGGCGTTCGGGGTCGGCTACCACGTCGGGCTCGACGGACTGTCCGCGCCGCTGGTGGGGATGACGGCGCTGGTGTTCCTCGCCGTCGCGCTGTACTCGCTGCGCGCCGACCCGGCCCAGGACGGCGACACCGATCCGCGCCGGACCCGCGGCTACGTGCTGCTCTTCCTCGGGCTCGAGGCCGTGTCGATCGGCGTGTTCGTCGCCCTCGACCTCGTGCTGTTCTTCGTCTTCTTCGACGTCGCGATCGTGCTGATGTACTTCGTGATCGCCGGGTGGGGGTCGGGGGCGCAGGACGCGCAGCGCAGCGGAGCCGGAACCTCGACGGCGGCCCGGTCGGCGCTCCAGTTCTTCCTCTACACGTTCGTCGGGTCGCTGGTCATGCTGCTCGGCTTCCTCGCGCTCGCCGTGTCCGGGCCGCAGCTCACCTTCGACATCCCGACGCTGGCCGCCCGCCCCCTCGGCGGCGTGGCCGGGACCCTCGCCCTGGTCGCGATCGGGATCGGGCTCGCGATCAAGACCCCGGTCTGGCCGGTGCACACCTGGCTGCCGCCCGCGCACACCGACGCCCCGGCCGGCGGCTCCGCGATCCTCGCGGCCGTGCTGCTGAAGATGGGCACCTACGGATTCCTCCGGATCGCGCTGCCGCTGCTGCCCGGCCCGTGGCGCTCGGTCGCGCTCATCGCCGTGGTCCTCGGCGTGGTGTCGGTCCTGTGGGGGGCGCTGGTGGCGCTCGCGCAGCGCGACCTCAAGCGGATGGTCGCCTACACGTCGGTGAACCACATGGGCTACGTCCTGCTCGCGCTCGGCGCCGCGGGGTTCCTGACGGCGGGTCCGGAGGCCCGGGGCCTCGCCGTCACGGGGGCGACGGTGCAGATGGTCTCGCACGGGCTCGTCACCGCAGCGCTGTTCCTGCTGGCCGGCGTGCTGCGGGAGCGGGGCGGGACCTCCGACATCGCCGCGTGGTCGGGGATCGCCGGCCCGATGCCGCGCTTCTCGTGGACGTTCGCGGTGGCGGCCTTCGCCTCGCTGGGACTCCCCGGGCTGTCGGGGTTCGTGGCCGAGTTCTCGATGATCGCGGGATCGCTGCCCGCCGTCCCCGTCGCCGCGGCGCTGGCCGCCCTCGGCCTGGCCGTGACCGCCGCGCTGTTCGTGCGGGCCCTGCAGTCGATGCTGCTGGGCGACCGGCACCTCCCCCGCGCCGCCGACCGGACCCCGCCGCGCACCGGGACGTTCCGCCGTCCCGCCTCCCCCGACCTGCGGGTCACCCAGACCGCCGCGGTCGGCCTGCTCCTCGCCGGCTCCCTCGCGATCGGGCTCGCGCCCGCGCTGGTGACCTCCACGATCGCCCCGGCCGCCGCGACCGTGGTGGACCTGGTGTCACGGTGA
- a CDS encoding NADH-quinone oxidoreductase subunit K encodes MTELVLRLALTAAAALVATGLYGALSQQSIVMIMMGLELVVNGLILGAGAFWWAGGQPVAASVLVVVLVTVMAVEMAMGFAVALAIYRARQVDLTDDAGELAG; translated from the coding sequence GTGACCGAGCTCGTCCTGCGCCTCGCGCTCACCGCGGCCGCCGCGCTGGTGGCCACCGGGCTCTACGGCGCGCTGTCCCAGCAGTCGATCGTGATGATCATGATGGGGTTGGAGCTCGTGGTGAACGGCCTGATCCTCGGCGCGGGCGCGTTCTGGTGGGCCGGTGGGCAGCCGGTCGCGGCGAGCGTGCTGGTCGTGGTGCTCGTGACCGTCATGGCCGTGGAGATGGCGATGGGGTTCGCCGTGGCCCTCGCGATCTACCGCGCGCGGCAGGTCGACCTCACCGACGACGCCGGGGAGCTCGCCGGATGA
- a CDS encoding NADH-quinone oxidoreductase subunit J, giving the protein MIALVSALGAVAVITGLLVFTVDSMARATFLLLASFVAVAVVLIAFGLGYLGTVVILMMTTEMMIMVVFMVMLMMNPAGLMPMTMVHNRRGSWAIALVVFGLLTAGVWLVPFPTSGPAPGPDPTAALGDALMGGQMLTMMTLGLALLATIVGTVAVAVSRR; this is encoded by the coding sequence GTGATCGCGCTGGTGAGCGCCCTCGGCGCGGTCGCGGTGATCACCGGGCTCCTGGTGTTCACGGTGGACTCGATGGCCCGGGCGACGTTCCTGCTCCTGGCCTCGTTCGTCGCGGTGGCGGTCGTGCTGATCGCGTTCGGGCTCGGCTACCTCGGCACGGTCGTCATCCTCATGATGACGACCGAGATGATGATCATGGTCGTCTTCATGGTCATGCTGATGATGAACCCGGCGGGGCTGATGCCGATGACGATGGTCCACAACCGGCGCGGCTCCTGGGCGATCGCGCTCGTCGTCTTCGGGCTCCTCACTGCCGGGGTGTGGCTGGTCCCCTTCCCGACGTCGGGTCCTGCCCCGGGTCCGGACCCCACGGCCGCCCTCGGCGACGCGCTCATGGGCGGGCAGATGCTGACGATGATGACGCTCGGGCTCGCGCTGCTGGCCACGATCGTCGGGACCGTGGCCGTGGCGGTGAGTCGACGGTGA
- a CDS encoding NADH-quinone oxidoreductase subunit H, protein MTAGERPSTPVVETLRLLGTQRRRTPADDPALARIGLVALPVAAVLALAVVPLGDRAPVDLDVGVVWFNAMEVVAWFAVWVFGWGPNAATTLAGGYRVLPLGLAYELPHMFAIITPAIAAGSLSPTAIAAAQQDLWYVVWMPAAFLLYLLSVAAMAFWGPFAAPLGRDLAGGAAAEHAGLDRLLLLAGRWMLLTAAAAMAVPLFLGGGAPPPITGPDPFPGLPVLWFAVKLVVVLGLLLALRRAVPMLRMARFATLSWVVLLPLAVAQSLVVTLVVLA, encoded by the coding sequence GTGACGGCCGGGGAGCGCCCGAGCACCCCCGTCGTCGAGACCCTCCGGCTCCTGGGCACCCAGCGCCGCCGCACCCCCGCGGACGACCCGGCCCTCGCCCGGATCGGGCTCGTCGCCCTGCCGGTCGCGGCCGTCCTCGCGCTCGCCGTCGTGCCGCTCGGCGACCGGGCCCCGGTCGACCTCGACGTCGGCGTCGTGTGGTTCAACGCGATGGAGGTCGTGGCCTGGTTCGCGGTGTGGGTGTTCGGGTGGGGGCCGAACGCCGCCACGACCCTGGCCGGCGGCTACCGCGTCCTGCCGCTGGGCCTGGCCTACGAGCTGCCGCACATGTTCGCGATCATCACCCCGGCCATCGCCGCCGGGTCGCTCTCCCCCACCGCGATCGCCGCGGCCCAGCAGGACCTCTGGTACGTCGTCTGGATGCCGGCGGCGTTCCTGCTCTACCTGCTCTCGGTCGCCGCGATGGCCTTCTGGGGCCCGTTCGCCGCGCCACTGGGCCGCGACCTCGCGGGCGGGGCCGCCGCCGAGCACGCGGGGCTCGACCGGCTGCTCCTGCTCGCCGGCCGCTGGATGCTGCTCACCGCCGCCGCGGCGATGGCGGTGCCCCTGTTCCTCGGCGGAGGCGCACCGCCGCCGATCACCGGCCCCGACCCCTTCCCCGGCCTGCCGGTGTTGTGGTTCGCGGTGAAGCTCGTGGTCGTGCTCGGCCTGCTCCTGGCCCTGCGCCGCGCCGTGCCGATGCTGCGGATGGCCCGGTTCGCGACGCTCTCCTGGGTCGTCCTGCTCCCGCTCGCCGTCGCCCAGTCGCTCGTCGTCACGCTGGTGGTGCTCGCGTGA
- a CDS encoding proton-conducting transporter membrane subunit, with product MTADLLALAPEALVALGAVLGLAVGTWLPPGREGAVRGIGVLFALAAVVVALVGPRGAAFDGTYLVDAATTVVRVVVAGAVVVTLVLAGDRPDVSGGPRLTSSGSGGPPLTADSPTTARVDTAFAVLLQLSAVGAMLLGGATDLLLLAAAILLAGLPLAALAGLGRDGRATEAALKYFLSSALFGLLALTGTTLLLGLAGATAYPALAGLTGPAPAVGMILVLAGLLMAAGAVPAHFWVPDAVDGTAPVTGAVLTTTAKIGALVAVWRLTLAVPGVPTPLVVAILAVASMTLGNLAAFAQTSLRRLLAYSTVSQVGYLLVPVAVARDTVLALPTLLGYLAAYTVTNLVAFAVLAARPHAVEIGEQRGLARRHPALAVALAAGLLGLVGTPPTVVFAGKLGVLAAALDSGAAWLAVVVVLNSIASLFYYLRWIAPVFSAGDPVLRDPVAPRARVVAVVLAVGSVVGSAALALVPL from the coding sequence GTGACCGCCGACCTGCTCGCGCTCGCCCCGGAGGCGCTGGTCGCGCTCGGGGCGGTGCTGGGGCTCGCCGTCGGGACGTGGCTGCCGCCCGGCCGGGAGGGCGCGGTCCGCGGGATCGGGGTGCTGTTCGCGCTGGCCGCCGTCGTGGTCGCGCTCGTCGGTCCCCGGGGAGCCGCCTTCGACGGCACGTACCTGGTGGACGCGGCCACCACGGTGGTGCGCGTCGTCGTGGCCGGTGCCGTCGTGGTGACGCTGGTGCTCGCCGGGGACCGCCCGGACGTCAGCGGTGGGCCACGGCTGACGTCGAGCGGCAGCGGTGGGCCACCGCTGACCGCGGACTCCCCGACGACGGCCCGGGTCGACACCGCGTTCGCCGTCCTGCTCCAGCTCTCGGCGGTCGGCGCGATGCTGCTCGGCGGCGCGACCGACCTGCTCCTGCTCGCCGCCGCGATCCTGCTCGCCGGCCTGCCGCTCGCCGCCCTGGCCGGCCTCGGACGGGACGGGCGCGCCACCGAGGCGGCGCTGAAGTACTTCCTGTCCTCGGCGCTCTTCGGGCTGCTCGCCCTCACCGGCACGACACTGCTGCTCGGGCTCGCCGGGGCCACCGCCTACCCGGCCCTCGCGGGGCTGACCGGACCCGCACCCGCCGTCGGGATGATCCTGGTCCTGGCGGGGCTGCTGATGGCGGCGGGCGCCGTCCCGGCGCACTTCTGGGTGCCGGACGCCGTGGACGGCACCGCCCCGGTCACGGGCGCCGTGCTCACCACCACCGCCAAGATCGGCGCGCTCGTGGCCGTGTGGCGGCTGACGCTCGCCGTCCCGGGCGTGCCGACGCCGCTCGTCGTCGCGATCCTCGCCGTCGCGTCCATGACCCTGGGCAACCTCGCGGCGTTCGCCCAGACCTCCCTGCGCCGGTTGCTGGCCTACTCGACGGTGAGCCAGGTCGGGTACCTCCTGGTGCCGGTCGCGGTGGCGCGGGACACCGTGCTCGCGCTGCCGACCCTGCTCGGCTACCTCGCCGCGTACACCGTCACCAACCTCGTCGCCTTCGCCGTCCTCGCCGCCCGCCCGCACGCCGTCGAGATCGGCGAGCAGCGTGGACTGGCCCGTCGGCACCCGGCGCTCGCGGTGGCCCTGGCGGCCGGGTTGCTCGGCCTCGTGGGGACCCCGCCGACCGTCGTCTTCGCCGGCAAGCTCGGCGTGCTCGCCGCGGCCCTCGACAGCGGGGCGGCGTGGCTCGCCGTCGTGGTGGTGCTGAACTCGATCGCGAGCCTCTTCTACTACCTGCGCTGGATCGCCCCGGTCTTCTCCGCGGGCGACCCGGTGCTGCGCGACCCGGTGGCGCCGCGGGCGCGGGTGGTGGCGGTCGTGCTCGCCGTGGGATCGGTCGTGGGATCGGCGGCGCTCGCGCTCGTCCCCCTGTGA
- a CDS encoding aminotransferase class V-fold PLP-dependent enzyme, whose amino-acid sequence MITAFDARFDVGPGYLNTPSVGVPPRHVVDAVRAWVDDWATGAVSAPAMDAPVDATREAFAALTGFPTTGVAVGSVVSGLLGPVAASFPAGTRVLTAAGEFTSVSFPFAACGHEVTEVPVAEVGARAAEHEVVAVSVAQSADGALVDLEALRASGAFVVLDATQSLGWLPADLSWADVVVAGGYKWLLSPRGCAWAAYSGRALERTTPSAAGWYAGEDRWSTVYGLPLRLAGTARRLDVSPAWSSFVGAAVALPWLAGLDRSAVHAHGVGLATRLRTALDLPPSPSPIVSVPGDPQRLLDAGVRCAARAGAIRVGFHLHNTDADVDLVLDALR is encoded by the coding sequence GTGATCACCGCCTTCGACGCCCGGTTCGACGTCGGACCCGGCTACCTGAACACCCCCTCGGTCGGCGTTCCGCCGCGGCACGTGGTCGACGCCGTCCGCGCCTGGGTGGACGACTGGGCGACCGGCGCCGTCTCCGCGCCCGCGATGGACGCCCCGGTCGACGCCACGCGCGAGGCCTTCGCCGCGCTCACCGGCTTCCCGACGACGGGCGTGGCGGTCGGCTCGGTCGTCTCCGGGCTGCTCGGACCGGTGGCGGCGTCCTTCCCCGCGGGCACCCGCGTGCTCACCGCCGCCGGCGAGTTCACCAGCGTCAGCTTCCCGTTCGCGGCCTGCGGACACGAGGTCACCGAGGTTCCGGTGGCCGAGGTCGGCGCACGGGCGGCCGAGCACGAGGTCGTCGCCGTGAGCGTGGCCCAGTCCGCCGACGGCGCGCTGGTCGACCTCGAGGCCCTCCGCGCGTCGGGCGCGTTCGTCGTGCTCGACGCGACGCAGTCGCTGGGCTGGCTGCCGGCGGACCTGTCGTGGGCCGACGTGGTGGTGGCCGGGGGCTACAAGTGGCTGCTGTCCCCGCGCGGCTGTGCGTGGGCCGCGTACTCCGGGCGGGCCCTCGAGCGGACCACGCCGAGCGCGGCGGGCTGGTACGCGGGCGAGGACCGGTGGAGCACGGTCTACGGCCTCCCGCTGCGCCTCGCCGGGACGGCACGACGGCTCGACGTCTCCCCCGCCTGGTCGTCCTTCGTCGGCGCCGCCGTCGCCCTGCCGTGGCTCGCCGGGCTCGACCGGTCCGCGGTGCACGCCCACGGCGTCGGGCTCGCGACCCGCCTGCGGACCGCGCTCGACCTCCCGCCGTCGCCGAGCCCGATCGTCTCCGTCCCCGGCGACCCGCAGCGCCTGCTCGACGCCGGAGTGCGCTGCGCCGCCCGTGCGGGCGCCATCCGGGTGGGCTTCCACCTGCACAACACCGACGCCGACGTCGACCTCGTGCTGGACGCCCTGCGGTGA